The Struthio camelus isolate bStrCam1 chromosome 5, bStrCam1.hap1, whole genome shotgun sequence genome has a segment encoding these proteins:
- the EIF3M gene encoding eukaryotic translation initiation factor 3 subunit M, producing the protein MSVPAFIDITEEDQAAELRAYLKSKGAEISEENSEGGLHVDLAQIIEACDVCLKEDDKDVESVMNSVVSLLLILEPDKQEALIESLCEKLVKFREGERPSLRLQLLSNLFHGMDKNTPVRYTVYCSLLKVASSCGAIQYIPTELDQVRKWISDWNLSTEKKHTLLRLLYDVLVDCKKSDTAAKVMVELLGSYTEDNASQARVDAHRCIVRALKDPNTFLFDHLLALKPVKFLEGELIHDLLTIFVSAKLASYVKFYQNNKDFIDSLGLLHEQNMAKMRLLTFMGMAVENKEISFDTMQQELQIGADDVEAFVIDAVKTKMVYCKIDQTQRKVVVSHSTHRTFGKQQWQQLYDTLNTWKQNLNQVKNSLLSLSDT; encoded by the exons TACCTGAAATCTAAAGGAGCTGAAATCTCTGAAGAGAACTCTGAAGGTGGACTGCATGTTGACTTAGCACAGATTATTGAAGCTTGTGATGTGTGCCTGAAGGAGGATGACAAAG ATGTTGAGAGTGTAATGAACAGTGTAGTTTCTTTGCTTCTTATCCTGGAGCCTGACAAACAAGAAGCACTGATTGAAAGCCTGTGTGAGAAATTAGTAAAATTTCGGGAAGGAGAGCGCCCATCTCTTAGACTGCAGCT ACTGAGCAATCTCTTCCATGGTATGGATAAGAATACTCCTGTGAGATACACAGTGTACTGCAGCCTTCTTAAAGTGGCCTCATCATGTGGTGCCATCCAGTACATTCCAACTGAACTTGATCAG GTCCGAAAATGGATTTCTGATTGGAAtctcagcacagagaaaaagcataCTCTTCTGAGATTGCTGTATGATGTCCTAGTGGACTGCAAAAAGAG CGACACTGCAGCAAAAGTAATGGTGGAACTATTGGGAAGTTACACAGAGGACAATGCTTCCCAGGCTAGAGTTGATGCTCACAG ATGTATTGTACGAGCATTGAAGGATCCAAATACTTTTCTCTTTGACCATCTTCTTGCCTTAAAACCAGTCAAATTTTTGGAAGGAGAACTTATTCATGAT CTTTTGACAATTTTTGTAAGCGCTAAACTAGCATCCTATGTCAAGTTTTATCAGAACAATAAAGACTTCATTGACTCCCTTG GCTTGTTGCATGAACAGAATATGGCAAAAATGAGGCTACTTACTTTCATGGGAATGGctgtagaaaataaagaaatatcatTTGACACAATGCAACAGGAACTTCAGATTGGAGCTGATGATGTAGAAGCATTTGTTATTGATG CTGTAAAGACAAAGATGGTATACTGCAAAATAGATCAGACACAGAGAAAAGTAGTTGTCAG TCACAGCACACATCGGACTTTTGGAAAGCAGCAATGGCAACAATTGTATGACACTCTAAACACCTGGAAACAAAATCTGAATCAAGTGAAAAACAGTCTCCTCAGTCTCTCAGacacctaa